TGCTGCTGCCCGCCGTGATGAGCCTGCTCGGCGAGCGCAACTGGTACCTGCCGTCGTGGCTGAACTGGCTGCCGAACCTCTCGCACGGCGAGTCCTTCCCGCCCGTCACCCCGGCCGCACCCGCCCCCGCCGGCCTGCACCTGCCGGACGGGCAGCCCGCCGGCGGCACCCGGGTCTGACCGGGACCCGACACATCGCCCACGGCCGGGCCCCGCAGCACGCGGGGCCCGGCCGCCGTGCGCCAGGATGATCCGGACCGCACCGAGGAGCCCTCCGTGACCGCCTTCGACGAAGCCCGCGCCCGCGACCTGCTGGCCGACGCCTGCCGCGCCGCCGACCTGCCCGCCCCGGACGGCGCCCGGCTGCTCTCCCTCGGCGAGAACGCCGTCCTCGACCTGGGCGCCCCCGCCGTCGTCGCCAAGATCGGCCGCAGCCCGCTGCTCCTCCCCCGCGCCGGCCGCGAACTGGCCGTCGCCGCCTGGCTGGACACCAGCGGCGTCCCGGTCGTCCGGCCCTGGCTGACCACCCCGGTGACGGCCGACGGACACCCGGTCACCTTCTGGCACCGGCTGCCCCAACCCGTCCGCCCGGCCCGGCCCGCCGACCTCGCCCCGCTGCTGCGCGCCCTGCACGCGCTGCCCGCCCCCGACCTGCGGCTCGGCCCCCGCGACCTGCTCGGCCCGGTCGATCGGTGGCTCGCCGCCGCGGCCGGCCACATCGACCCGGAGGACGCCGCCTTCCTGCGCGCCCGGAAGGAGAGCTTCGTCACGGCCGCCGCCGCGCTCACCCCCCACCTCGCC
The nucleotide sequence above comes from Streptomyces sp. TLI_235. Encoded proteins:
- a CDS encoding Ser/Thr protein kinase RdoA (MazF antagonist); the protein is MTAFDEARARDLLADACRAADLPAPDGARLLSLGENAVLDLGAPAVVAKIGRSPLLLPRAGRELAVAAWLDTSGVPVVRPWLTTPVTADGHPVTFWHRLPQPVRPARPADLAPLLRALHALPAPDLRLGPRDLLGPVDRWLAAAAGHIDPEDAAFLRARKESFVTAAAALTPHLAPGAVHGDALPRNVHIGPDGPVLLDLENVSSDLREHDLVVLALSHDRYGVPEEDYLAFVGAYGWDVRDWDGFAVLRGARETASAAWVAQQVPGNAAAAVEFRRRVDSLRDGLTSVRWYPF